A genome region from Tenrec ecaudatus isolate mTenEca1 chromosome 2 unlocalized genomic scaffold, mTenEca1.hap1 SUPER_2_unloc_13, whole genome shotgun sequence includes the following:
- the LOC142435846 gene encoding translationally-controlled tumor protein-like, whose product MIIYRDLISRDELFSDVYKIWEITGGLCLEVEGTMVRRAQGHIYDALIGGNASAEGPEGDGPEHKVVTDVDIVMNHHLQETSFTKEAYKRYIKDYMKSLKGKLEERKPERMKPFMTGAAEQIKHILANFKKYQFFQGENTIPDGMVALLDYREGGGTPYMIFFKDSLEMEKC is encoded by the coding sequence ATGATCATCTACCGGGACCTCATCAGCCGAGATGAGCTGTTCTCTGACGTGTACAAGATCTGGGAGATCACGGgcgggctgtgtctggaagtggagggTACCATGGTCCGCAGGGCCCAAGGCCACATCTATGACGCGCTCATCGGCGGCAACGCGTCCGCCGAAGGCCCCGAGGGCGACGGGCCCGAGCACAAGGTGGTCACCGACGTGGACATCgtcatgaaccatcacttgcaggaGACCAGCTTCACCAAGGAGGCCTACAAGAGGtacatcaaggactacatgaaatccCTCAAAGGCAAGCTGGAGGAGCGGAAGCCGGAACGCATGAAGCCCTTTATGACCGGGGCTGCCGAGCAGATCAAGCACATCCTCGCCAATTTCAAGAAGTACCAGTTCTTTCAGGGCGAGAACACGATTCCCGACGGCATGGTGGCCCTGCTGGACTACCGCGAGGGCGGCGGGACCCCGTACATGATCTTCTTCAAGGACAGCTTAGagatggagaagtgctga